Proteins found in one Mucilaginibacter gracilis genomic segment:
- a CDS encoding CocE/NonD family hydrolase, producing the protein MKKLLLAFCLAACFTTVCAQPVPATQETEDAAYIKANYTKMQQYITMRDGKKLFCSIYLPKDQSKKYPIMMTRTPYAVGPYGDDKFKTTLGQNMLFAHEGYIFVYEDVRGRWMSEGDFVDVRPQIDNKTSNQQIDESTDTYDTIDWLVKNLPNNNGRVGIEGISYPGFYSTASLPNAHPALKAVSPQAPVTEWFIGDDFHHNGAFFQMDAFSFLTSFGVPRAKPLTPDLFKNGVKYTQHDNYKFYLELGALPNFKKKYLGDSVKFWDNMMNHPNYDAFWQGMNIRPHLTNIKPATMVVGGFFDAEDCFGALHTYQALEKQNPQTHTNMLVMGPWFHGGWERGDGETFGDQNFGQKTSLWFRENVELPFFNYYLKDKGDMQLPEATIFVTGSNEWHKFNTWPPQNTVEKTLYLQANGKLSFAPAKTKTASFDEYVSDPAAPVPYQDGIQERRTREYMIDDQRFASRRPDVKTYQTEVLADDITLTGPVVANLFASTTGTDADFVVKLIDVFPDDFPNPVPNPKNITLAGYQMLVRGEIFRGRYRKSFTNPQAMVPGQVTNINYNLPDVAHTFKKGHRIMIQVQSSWFPLVDRNPQKFVDIYKAKDSDFQKATIKIFHNDAAASSVKVTVLQ; encoded by the coding sequence ATGAAAAAACTTTTACTCGCTTTTTGCCTCGCAGCCTGCTTTACCACAGTTTGCGCCCAGCCGGTACCCGCAACGCAGGAAACCGAAGATGCAGCATACATTAAGGCAAACTACACCAAAATGCAGCAGTACATTACCATGCGCGATGGTAAAAAACTCTTCTGCTCCATTTACCTGCCTAAAGATCAAAGCAAAAAATACCCTATCATGATGACCCGTACACCCTATGCAGTAGGGCCTTACGGCGACGATAAGTTTAAAACCACGCTTGGCCAAAACATGCTTTTTGCACACGAAGGCTACATTTTTGTTTACGAAGATGTACGTGGCCGCTGGATGAGCGAAGGCGATTTTGTTGACGTTCGCCCACAAATTGATAACAAAACCAGCAACCAGCAAATTGACGAAAGCACTGATACTTATGACACCATTGACTGGCTGGTTAAAAACCTGCCCAATAACAATGGCAGGGTAGGCATTGAGGGTATCTCCTACCCGGGTTTTTACTCAACCGCATCGTTACCAAATGCGCACCCGGCGTTAAAAGCGGTATCGCCGCAGGCACCCGTTACCGAGTGGTTTATTGGCGACGATTTTCATCACAATGGTGCCTTTTTCCAAATGGATGCCTTTTCTTTTTTAACCAGCTTTGGCGTACCGCGGGCAAAGCCATTAACGCCCGATTTGTTTAAAAACGGCGTTAAATATACCCAGCACGATAATTATAAATTTTACCTGGAATTAGGCGCACTGCCCAACTTTAAAAAGAAATACCTTGGCGATTCGGTTAAGTTTTGGGATAACATGATGAACCACCCCAATTACGATGCCTTTTGGCAGGGTATGAACATTCGCCCGCATTTAACAAACATTAAGCCTGCCACTATGGTTGTAGGCGGTTTTTTTGATGCCGAAGACTGCTTTGGCGCTTTGCATACCTATCAGGCTTTAGAAAAGCAAAACCCGCAAACGCATACAAACATGCTGGTTATGGGCCCCTGGTTTCACGGCGGCTGGGAACGCGGCGACGGCGAAACATTTGGCGATCAAAATTTCGGACAAAAAACAAGCCTTTGGTTTCGCGAAAACGTGGAGCTACCCTTTTTTAATTATTATTTAAAAGATAAAGGCGATATGCAACTCCCCGAAGCTACCATATTTGTAACCGGCAGCAACGAGTGGCATAAGTTTAATACCTGGCCACCCCAAAACACGGTAGAAAAAACTTTATATCTTCAGGCTAACGGCAAACTTTCTTTCGCGCCGGCTAAAACCAAAACGGCCTCGTTCGATGAGTATGTGAGCGACCCTGCCGCACCCGTACCCTACCAGGATGGCATACAGGAACGCCGCACCCGCGAATACATGATAGACGACCAACGCTTTGCCTCCCGCCGCCCCGATGTTAAAACCTACCAAACTGAGGTTTTAGCTGATGACATCACCTTAACCGGCCCCGTTGTGGCCAACCTGTTTGCATCAACCACCGGCACCGATGCCGATTTTGTTGTGAAACTGATAGATGTTTTCCCCGACGATTTTCCAAACCCGGTTCCTAATCCCAAAAACATAACCCTGGCAGGCTACCAAATGCTGGTTCGCGGCGAAATATTTCGTGGCCGTTACCGCAAATCGTTCACCAACCCGCAGGCTATGGTTCCGGGCCAGGTAACCAACATTAACTACAACCTGCCCGATGTTGCCCACACCTTTAAAAAAGGGCACCGCATCATGATACAGGTACAAAGCTCATGGTTCCCGCTTGTTGATCGTAATCCGCAAAAATTTGTTGATATTTATAAGGCGAAGGATTCTGATTTCCAGAAGGCTACCATTAAAATATTTCATAATGATGCGGCAGCTTCGAGCGTAAAGGTAACGGTGTTGCAATAA